GCCAGGCCTCATGCAGGCGCAGCGCCGCCCGGAACAGTTCGGACCGCAGGTCGGCCAGTTCAGGCAGATGCCACAGGCCGGCTTTCTGCGGGGCGTCCCCTTCCAGATCGTCCAGGTTCGCCGGCGGCGTGATGGCACCGAAGCGATCCCGCAGGCCGCGATGGGCCCGGTCCAGCCGGGTCCAATCGTCCGCCGCCGCTTGCCGTCGGCGTTCGGCGGTCGCCAGGTTCGCTTGCGCCTGGTCGTGGGCGGCCTGGGCTTCCGATACCTGGCGCTTCAGTTTGTTGAGCACGTCGTGTTGGCGAAGTTGCGCCTCGGCATTGGCGCGCACCTGGGCCCGGTGCTGGCGCGCGGTGGCCGTGCCCCAGAGGCGCTGCCACAGGGACGGCGCCTGCCGGTCGATCAGGCGTTCCTCCTCGGCCAGCGCCGACAGTCCGGCCTGGGCGGCGTTGGCTTGCTCTTGCGCCAGTGTCAGCGCCTGCCACCGGCCGTGCGACGCCGCCTGGGCGGCGGCCAGGGCCCGTTCGGCTTCGTCACACCAATCGTGCCGGGTGCGGCCGGACAGCTGTTGGTGCAGGTCGGCATATTCGGCCATCTGCGCGATCAGGGCCTCGACCGCCTTTTCCGCGGCGTTGAACGCTTTGGCCGCGTCGTGGAAGGGTGGGACGGGCACTTCCGTCCGCCATTCCCACAGCGTGAGCGGACGATCCCCGCCCGCCTTGTATGCCTCCGGTTTGATCTTGAGGCCCAGCAGGCGCGCCGCGAAGCCCCGGCGGTTCGCCGCGCGGCCCAGCGCGCAGGCGATCAGGCCCCAGGGCATGTCGTCGTTCGACAGCCTGCGGCAACTGCCGTCGCCTTTCTGCGCGGCGACCTTGTGCGCCACCCGTTGCAGGTAGCCGAAGTCCTCACCCTTCCGGACCGAGGCCCGTTTCGGCAGGTCATGGGAAATGTTCTCGACGGCCGCGTTGTTGGAGGACGCGACCACCATCTCGAAACCCGTCAGGGCGGGGATCAGCGTTGAAAGATGAAGCGGGCCGGCCTTGCCCGGGACCGTGATCCTGCCATCGAAGGCGGCCTTGGCGCTGTCCAGCCCGGCCAGCACCCGGGCGCGGCTGACGATGGTGTCGGCGATGATGTCGCGCAACAGCGTGGTCTTGCCGGTGCCGGGCGGCCCGTTGACGGACGCCAGGCCGGATGAGGCCAGGTGTTCCCTTGCGGTGTTGACCGCGAACTGCTGCATCAGGCTCATCGCGTGGCCCGGATCGCTCAACCAGCGGCCCCGGTTCATGCGGCCGGGCGCCAGGGTTTCGACGATCTTCCGGCGCCCCACCTCGGTATAAAGATCCAGGCGCCCGTCCCCGGGCAGCGGCGTCAAATAACCGCGCACCGTTTCCGGCACGCGGCCTGCCGCCACATCCGCCATCACCATTTCGATGTCGTCGATGAAGAAGCTGTTCAGGATGCCGATCTCGGGCTGATCCTCCGGCCCGTCTTCCTCTTCCTCCTCTTCCGCGTCGCTGGGGGCGGTATCCTTGGGGACTGGCGTGGTTTCAGGGGCCTTCCGCAGGATGTCCTTGGGCGCATCCTTGAACAGGACCTCCAGGGCGGCTTCGGGCTGCCCGGGGGCGGGACGGAAACCCGCCCAATCGGTGAAAAGCGTCGCAAGCGCGCCGACTTCCGCCGGTTGCAGCGGGCCCTCGGCAACACGGCGCGTCCTGAAGTTGGCAATCCGATTGGCCAGTTCCATCCGCGCCGTTGAAAAGGCTTCGCCGGTCAGCGCTTCCAATCCGTTTTCTCGGACGCGGGCGACGGCCCAGGGCAGGCTTGAGACCTCCACCGTCTCGAACTGCGGGCAGGCGGCCGCGTCCAGCCGCAGGCTGGCGATGCAAGTGCGCCCCTCAAGATCGCCGCGCTGTTCATCCTCATAACGGTCCCGGTCGTCTTGCCCTGGGCCCGCTGGTAGCGCCCGGCTGACGATGGCGGGCGCCTCCGACTTGTCGAACACGCCCAGATACAGCGTGTATCCCGCCACGACCTTGTTCGCGGGCGGATTGGCGAAGGTGACGGGAGTCGTTTCCCCCTTGGCGCGCCACAGGCTCTTGCGCCCGTCCTTTTCACGCAGCCTGTCGTCCAGATCGAAGGGGATGAAAAATTCGGCCTTGTGCCAGAAACGCAGGATATCCAGCAGGCGGTTCGTGTCTTCGCTCATCGGGCAGCGTAGCCGTGTCATTGACCCCAGGGCCAACCTTCACGTTCAGGTGTGGCGCCGGGGACCAACCATAAACGCGACACGCCGCGATGCGAAAACACATTGTGGTTCTGGGGGGATCAGCCCCCCAGGCCCAGCATGCCGATGGCCCCCCCCGTGGCGCCCATCGTGTGGTCGTACAGCACCTTGGCGCCGATGGCGATCAGGCCGATGCCGCCTGCCACCTCGGCCCAGCGGCCCAGCACGGGGCCGGCGGCGCGGCCCAGCATCACCCCGCCGAACGCCATGGCGAAGGTGACCAGGCCGATCAGGGCGATGGTGGTGGGCACGTCCACGTTCATATAGCCCAGGGTGATGCCCACGGCGGTGGCGTCGATGCTGGTCGCCAGCGCCGTCATGACCAGGGTCAGGGGCGAATGCCGCTCCGCCTTGGGCGCGTCCTCGTCATGGTTGAACAGGGCCAGCCAGGCCATGCGGGCGCCGACGAACAGCAGCAGGCCGAAGGCGATCCAGTGGTCGTAGGCCTCGATATAGCGCGCGAAGGTCAGGCCCAGGCCCCAGCCGATGATGGGGGCGGCCAGTTCGAACAGGCCGAAATAGGCGCCGACGCGCGCGGCCTCCCGTATGCCGGGGCGGTTCAGGGCGGCGCCCTTGCCCAATGAGGCGGCGAAGGCGTCCATGGACAGGCTGAACGCCAGGGCGAAAGACGTGGTGATGGGCATGCGGGGCGGCCTCGATAACAACGACGGCCAGGCAAGAGACAGCGGCGACCCACGCATCCGCCTGGCCGGCCGGACGCGCTTCGTGCCACTGGTCTCGCCAACGATCCGATTGCGGCGGATCGTTCGCTCGCGCCATGGGTGCCCGGTTAAAGCCGGATCACACCAGGTCTGTTGACGCGGCGCCCGCTGAAGATCGCGGGCGGCTACTCCCCAATGATGGGGGGTGCTTAACGGGGAAGGGGTGTCGCTGTCAAGCGTGGGGGTGTGACATAGCACCGCGTTTTCGGGGCCGGCCGTCCTGCGGTCACGATGTCGGCCGGTCCAGCCAGGCGCGCGTGCCGGCCAGCAATTCATCCGCCAGGGCCGGATCATCGACCAGGCGCGCCAGGATCACGGCACCCACCATGGCCGACCACCCGCCGATGGCGGCCCGGCGCCGCTCTTCCGCCGTGTCGTCCGGGGCGCTGTCGGCGAAGGTGTCGATCCGTCGCCGGATGGACGCCGTCAGGGCCGCGCGCGTTTCCACCGAGGCGCGCGCCGCCTCCGTGCCCAGGGCGGCGAACACGCAGCCCTCCGCCGGATGGTCGCGGTGGTCGGTGCCCAGATAGACATCGGCGAAGTCCCGCATGCCCGCGGGGTAGGGCTTGCCGGCGGCGGCCCTTGCCGCCGGGTCCACCGCATGGGCGCAGGCCCGGGCCACCAGATCATCCTTGGAGGCGAAATGGCCGTAGAAGGCGCCGTGGGTCAGGCCGGCGGCCTTCATCACCGCCGCCACCGTCACGCGGTCGAACCCCCGTTCGCGGAACAGCCGGGATGCCGCCTCCAGGATGGCCTGGCGGTTTTCGGCGACCTGGTCGCGGCTGACTTTCATGGGGTGGGGCTCCTGACGGGACGGCTTGACTTTATTCATGACGATCATCATGAATGCACTAATCATGATGATCGTCATGAATAAGCCCCTCGGGAGATTTCCATGAGCC
The sequence above is drawn from the Azospirillaceae bacterium genome and encodes:
- a CDS encoding AAA domain-containing protein, whose translation is MSEDTNRLLDILRFWHKAEFFIPFDLDDRLREKDGRKSLWRAKGETTPVTFANPPANKVVAGYTLYLGVFDKSEAPAIVSRALPAGPGQDDRDRYEDEQRGDLEGRTCIASLRLDAAACPQFETVEVSSLPWAVARVRENGLEALTGEAFSTARMELANRIANFRTRRVAEGPLQPAEVGALATLFTDWAGFRPAPGQPEAALEVLFKDAPKDILRKAPETTPVPKDTAPSDAEEEEEEDGPEDQPEIGILNSFFIDDIEMVMADVAAGRVPETVRGYLTPLPGDGRLDLYTEVGRRKIVETLAPGRMNRGRWLSDPGHAMSLMQQFAVNTAREHLASSGLASVNGPPGTGKTTLLRDIIADTIVSRARVLAGLDSAKAAFDGRITVPGKAGPLHLSTLIPALTGFEMVVASSNNAAVENISHDLPKRASVRKGEDFGYLQRVAHKVAAQKGDGSCRRLSNDDMPWGLIACALGRAANRRGFAARLLGLKIKPEAYKAGGDRPLTLWEWRTEVPVPPFHDAAKAFNAAEKAVEALIAQMAEYADLHQQLSGRTRHDWCDEAERALAAAQAASHGRWQALTLAQEQANAAQAGLSALAEEERLIDRQAPSLWQRLWGTATARQHRAQVRANAEAQLRQHDVLNKLKRQVSEAQAAHDQAQANLATAERRRQAAADDWTRLDRAHRGLRDRFGAITPPANLDDLEGDAPQKAGLWHLPELADLRSELFRAALRLHEAWLAEVSVKGGGFGHNLMACELLLQGGVARDAAALQAIWQSLFMVVPVVSCTFASYARQFRGLGAASLGWLFIDEAGQAVPQAAVGALHRAQRALVIGDPLQIEPVFTLPKRLITDLAALSPHTRGGSYSPDMVSVQVLADAANPLGTSVPTEGGDPIWIGSPLRVHRRCIDPMFHVANTIAYQGKMVFGPDHRLPPGDAAPFFGASAWIDIGGTVEGRQSVPAQTAFVARLLAATYAEFGTLPDVYVISPFKEVKEKLVRAISLGSGVWDDGPHPTASVLNRWSARIGTVHTFQGKEEDTVIMVLGTDAETQGAAQWAASKPNLLNVALTRAKRRFFMVGDHGLWAGQSFFSDAAQALPPIQPDAFMDRASAAWRTRPGR
- a CDS encoding manganese efflux pump MntP family protein, translated to MPITTSFALAFSLSMDAFAASLGKGAALNRPGIREAARVGAYFGLFELAAPIIGWGLGLTFARYIEAYDHWIAFGLLLFVGARMAWLALFNHDEDAPKAERHSPLTLVMTALATSIDATAVGITLGYMNVDVPTTIALIGLVTFAMAFGGVMLGRAAGPVLGRWAEVAGGIGLIAIGAKVLYDHTMGATGGAIGMLGLGG
- a CDS encoding helix-turn-helix domain containing protein — encoded protein: MKVSRDQVAENRQAILEAASRLFRERGFDRVTVAAVMKAAGLTHGAFYGHFASKDDLVARACAHAVDPAARAAAGKPYPAGMRDFADVYLGTDHRDHPAEGCVFAALGTEAARASVETRAALTASIRRRIDTFADSAPDDTAEERRRAAIGGWSAMVGAVILARLVDDPALADELLAGTRAWLDRPTS